The DNA window AGTTCGATCTATGCGGTCAGAGACTTCAAACTGACGATGTCCAGGATCAGGGCCACGCGCCCGTCTCCCAATATGGTTGCCCCGGCAATGCCTTCGACTTTGCGGAAGTTTGCTTCGAGGTTTTTAATGACGGCTTGCTGCTGTCCGATCAAATCGTCCACCAACAGCGCGAACTTGGTATCGTGATCCTCGACGATCACCAACAGCCCCTGACACGGATCGGTCTGGGCTTCGGTGAGGTTTAAGATCGAGTGCAATTGCAAAATCGGAACGACTTCGCCTCGCACTTGGACGACGTCCATGTTGTTTGCCAATCGCTTGATTTCGCTCCGACGCGGCCGGAACGATTCGACAACCGACAGTAACGGGATCACATAGACTTCCGATCCGAGGCTGATCAACAAACCATCCAAGATGGCAAGTGTCAGCGGCAAACGAACCGTGACGACGGTTCCCTTACCAGGTTCAGAATTCAGCGTGACGCTTCCTTTGAGCGCTTCGATGTTTCGACGGACGACGTCCATCCCGACGCCTCGGCCGGAAACGTCGGTGACCTTTTCGGCCGTCGACAATCCGGCATGAAACACCAACTCGCAAATTTCTTGCGAAGAAAGTTTTTCGTCGGGGCTGACGATGCCGCGGTCGATCGCCTTTTGACGGATCCGGTTCAGATCCATCCCCTTGCCATCGTCTTTCAGTTCGATGTAGATGTTGCCGCCCTGATGATAGGCGCGAACCAAAATGTGGCCTTCGGCCGGTTTGCCCGCCGCGAGTCGCTCTTCCGGCGTCTCGATCCCGTGATCGACCGAATTGCGAATCATGTGAATCAGTGGATCGCCGATCTGATCGACGACGGTCTTATCGAGCTCGGTTTCTTCTCCCGAGACTTCGAAGTTGATTTTCTTGCCAAGACGGTTGCTCAGGTCGCGAACGATTCGCGCCATCTTCTGGAACGTCGCGGCGACCGGAACCATTCGCAATGACAAGCTTTGTTCTTGTAGATCACGAACGATCTTGCTGAGTTGAACGATCGCCGGTGAATCGGTGCCGCCGCTAACACTCGCCCATTCCT is part of the Roseiconus lacunae genome and encodes:
- a CDS encoding chemotaxis protein CheA — its product is MKVDMRQFLESFFDEASEHIENMEAALLQLESTPDDTELLNTIFRAAHSIKGASSTFGVQGVGEFTHVLESLLDRMRDGEIQVTSETTEVLLASVDVLSGLLSAARDGTPEPTNTAEVIARLEEINGGKGAESASEQSTVNETTDESSCKYYAVKFRPSVHFFHLGLDPLLLLRDLEECGEVSELELDVSELPSISEMDPESSYLGWTLNLETERDESVLRDVFMFVDDETTVEFKVVEKAPEIPEASASSESEATSSDAAAGKSDAKASPAKASGAPQRESVRVNGERLDSMINQIGELVIGISMVEQEWASVSGGTDSPAIVQLSKIVRDLQEQSLSLRMVPVAATFQKMARIVRDLSNRLGKKINFEVSGEETELDKTVVDQIGDPLIHMIRNSVDHGIETPEERLAAGKPAEGHILVRAYHQGGNIYIELKDDGKGMDLNRIRQKAIDRGIVSPDEKLSSQEICELVFHAGLSTAEKVTDVSGRGVGMDVVRRNIEALKGSVTLNSEPGKGTVVTVRLPLTLAILDGLLISLGSEVYVIPLLSVVESFRPRRSEIKRLANNMDVVQVRGEVVPILQLHSILNLTEAQTDPCQGLLVIVEDHDTKFALLVDDLIGQQQAVIKNLEANFRKVEGIAGATILGDGRVALILDIVSLKSLTA